Proteins encoded in a region of the Chiloscyllium punctatum isolate Juve2018m chromosome 16, sChiPun1.3, whole genome shotgun sequence genome:
- the cdc42 gene encoding cell division control protein 42 homolog isoform X1, with protein MQTIKCVVVGDGAVGKTCLLISYTTNKFPSEYVPTVFDNYAVTVMIGGEPYTLGLFDTAGQEDYDRLRPLSYPQTDVFLVCFSVVSPSSFENVKEKWVPEITHHCPKTPFLLVGTQIDLRDDSSTIEKLAKNKQKPIILDNAEKLAKDLKAVKYVECSALTQKGLKNVFDEAILAALEPPEPKKKRRPCSLL; from the exons ATGCAGACTATTAAATGTGTTGTAGTTGGTGATGGTGCTGTTGGTAAAACATGTCTCTTGATTTCCTATACTACAAACAAATTTCCATCAGAATATGTTCCTACA GTATTTGATAACTATGCTGTAACAGTTATGATTGGAGGTGAACCATATACCTTAGGACTGTTTGATACTGCAG GTCAGGAAGACTATGACCGATTACGACCACTGAGTTATCCACAGACTGACGTATTCCTTGTGTGCTTTTCTGTTGTGTCACCATCTTCTTTTGAAAATGTTAAAGAAAAG TGGGTACCTGAGAtaactcaccactgtccaaagaCTCCATTCCTGCTGGTTGGGACTCAGATTGATCTAAGGGATGACTCCTCAACCATTGAAAAGCTTGCCAAGAACAAACAGAAGCCCATTATCCTGGATAATGCTGAAAAACTGGCCAAGGATCTGAAAGCCGTCAAATATGTGGAGTGCTCCGCTCTGACACAA AAAGGACTAAAGAATGTATTTGACGAAGCGATATTGGCAGCCCTGGAGCCACCAGAACCCAAGAAGAAAAGACGCCCTTGTTCACTGTTATGA
- the cdc42 gene encoding cell division control protein 42 homolog isoform X2: MQTIKCVVVGDGAVGKTCLLISYTTNKFPSEYVPTVFDNYAVTVMIGGEPYTLGLFDTAGQEDYDRLRPLSYPQTDVFLVCFSVVSPSSFENVKEKWVPEITHHCPKTPFLLVGTQIDLRDDSSTIEKLAKNKQKPIILDNAEKLAKDLKAVKYVECSALTQRGLKNVFDEAILAALEPPETQRKRKCCIF, from the exons ATGCAGACTATTAAATGTGTTGTAGTTGGTGATGGTGCTGTTGGTAAAACATGTCTCTTGATTTCCTATACTACAAACAAATTTCCATCAGAATATGTTCCTACA GTATTTGATAACTATGCTGTAACAGTTATGATTGGAGGTGAACCATATACCTTAGGACTGTTTGATACTGCAG GTCAGGAAGACTATGACCGATTACGACCACTGAGTTATCCACAGACTGACGTATTCCTTGTGTGCTTTTCTGTTGTGTCACCATCTTCTTTTGAAAATGTTAAAGAAAAG TGGGTACCTGAGAtaactcaccactgtccaaagaCTCCATTCCTGCTGGTTGGGACTCAGATTGATCTAAGGGATGACTCCTCAACCATTGAAAAGCTTGCCAAGAACAAACAGAAGCCCATTATCCTGGATAATGCTGAAAAACTGGCCAAGGATCTGAAAGCCGTCAAATATGTGGAGTGCTCCGCTCTGACACAA AGAGGTCTGAAGAATGTATTTGACGAGGCTATCCTAGCTGCCCTCGAGCCACCGGAAACTCAAAGGAAGCGGAAATGCTGTATATTCTAA